AGCGGATCGCCGCCTTCGCTTCCTCGGGGATGCCCTGGCCCATCGCGGTGACACTCACGCCGTAGGGGTTGCCGCCTGCTGCGAACATCGTCTGGTCGGTGTAGCCGGGGGGCACCAGAATGCAGCCCCAGTGCATGAAGGTCGTGTAGAGGCTGAGCAGCGTGGCCTCCTGGCCGCCGTGCGAATTCTGGGCGCTGGTCATGGCGCTCACCGCCTTGTTCGCCAGCTTGCCCGCGCCCCAGAGCGGCCCGGTCTGGTCCATGAACGCGCGCATCTGCGAGGCGGCGACGCCGTAGCGGGTCGGCGCGCTGAAGAGGTAGGCGTCCGCCCATTCGAGATCGTCGAGGATCGCCTCGTCCACGTGGGCGGTGGCCTCCGCGTGGGCCTTCCACTTGTCCTGGCCTGCGACCACGCCCTCGGGAGCGGTCTCGTGCACCTTGCGCAGCCGGACCTCGGCGCCTGCGTCCCGGGCGGACTCGCAGGCGGTCGAGGCCATCAGGTGGTTGTGACCGTAGGTGCTGTAGTAGATCACCGCCAGCTTCACGTCTGCCATCTCTTACCTCCAGTGGGGACCCGGGGCGGTCCCGGGGCGGAAGGGCACGGTAGACAGCGCGGTCCCGCTGCAGAAGTCCCGGGGCGGGCCGTGCGCCGCTCGTTCCCGTTGCGAAAGGGACGAAGCGGCGGTTCAAATGAACGCTTCACGCTCGACCTCATCGGAGGGTCTTCATGGTTCATCGTGCGCTCGTGGTGCTCACCCTCTGCGCGCTGGCTGCAACGGGATGCGGCACGGAGGACGACGACGGCGGTGCCGGAGGCGCCGGCGGATCGGGTGGTTCCGGTGGCGCCGGGGCCTGCGTCCCCCTCGCCGGCGCGCCCCTCGACGTACCCGAGGCGACGTGGACCTGGGTGCCCATCGAGGGCAACCGCTGCCGCGACGGCTCCGAGACCGGCATCGGCGTCTACCGGGATCCCGCCGCGACGCGCCTCGTGATCTACCTCGAAGGCGGCGGCGCCTGCTTCAACCAGCTGAGCTGCAGCACCAACCCCGCCAATTACGACGAGACGCGGCTCGGGACCAGCTTCGGCGGCGTGCTCGATCCCGAGGACGCCGCGAACCCGCTGGCGGGGTCGAGCTTCATCTACGTGCCCTACTGCACCGGCGACGTCCACGCGGGCAGCGCCGAATCGGCGAACGTGCCCCGGGGCCCGGAGGGCCAGGCCTTCGTCGGCCACGACAACATCGCCCGCGCCCTCGAGCGAATCGTGCCGACCTTCGGCGAGGTGGACCAGGTGGTCCTCACCGGCATCAGCGCCGGCGGCTTCGGCACCTGGCTCAACTACGAGCAGGTCTCGGAGGCCTTCTGCAGGGAGGACGTGGTGCTGCTCTCGGATTCCGGTCCGACCCACCCCGCGCCCTACCTCGCCACCTGCCTGCAGGAGCGGTGGCGCGGCCTCTGGAATCTCGACGAGACCCTGCCCGCTGGCTGCACCGCGTGCACGGCGGACGGCGGCGACGTCACCGGACTCGCCGACTACCTCGCCGACACCTACGCGGACGGCCGCTTCGGCCTCATCTCCTCGACCCGCGACGAGACGATCTCCCTCTTCTTCTCCTTCGGCGCCGACGAGTGCGCGAACCTCGACGCCGGCTTCCCCAACACCGTGGCGGGAGCGGCGGCCTTCGCGACCGGCCTCGCGGAGCTCGTCGAGGTGTTCCTCGTCCCGCAGGAGAACGCCACCGCCTACGTCATCGATGGAACCCAGCACACGTGGATCCGCACCTCGCTCTACGACACCACCGTGGACGAGACGGCGCTCGTCGATTGGGTGGCGGCGCTCGTGGACGGGCCGATCCCCACCGAGGTGATGCCGCCGCCGGCGGAGCAGTAGCCCGCAGCGAGAGGCCCCGGCAGCAGGAGAGGCCGGGGCCTCGTGCCGTCTACTGGTCGATACGCGGCGGCGCGCGGGTGGAACCGCCCCCCCGGGTCGGGTAGAAGGCCCTATGACTTCCAAGCGGCCCGAGGGAGCCGGGGCGACCACTCCCGCTTTCGACTTCGCGGCGATCTTCGAGCTCTCGCCCAACCCCTACATGCTGCTCGATCGGCAGCTCCGCTACGTCGCGATGAACCAGGCCTACCTGGACGTGACCGCGAGCCGTCGCGAGGAGCTGCTCGGCCAATACATCTTCGACGTCTTCCCGAACGACCCCGACGATCGCGCCAACCCCAGCGCGAGGCTGCTTCGCTCGTCGTTCGACCGGGTACTCGAGACCGGGCAGCGGGATACCCTCGCCCTCATCCCCTATCGGGTTCCGCGCAAGTTCGGGGATCGCTCCATCCTCGAGGATCACTTCTGGAGCGCGACCCACACCCCCCTCCTCGACGAGCGCGGCGAGGTGGCGTTCATCCTCCAGCACACGGTCAACGTCACCGAGCTGCAGCAGCTCAAGGAGGCGGTCCGGCAGGCCGAGGAGGCCCGTGCCCACGTCATGCCGCTGGCGCAGAAGGAGGCAGGCGTGCTCCACCGGGCGCGCCAGGTCCAGGATGCGAACCGGATCCTCGGCGAGGAGCGCGCGCACCTGCTCCGCCTCTTCGAGCAGTCGCCGGGCTTCATCTGCTTTCTTCGTGGCCCCGAGCACGTCTTCGAGATCGCCAACAACGCCTACCTGCAGCTCGTTGGCCACCGCGACGTCATCGGCAAACGGATCCGCGACGCGCTGCCCGAGATCGTGGAGCAGGGATACCTCACCCTCCTCGACCAGGTGTTCGAATCGGGGAGGCCCTTCGTCGGCAGAGGCGCGCGGGTGACGCTGCAGGCGGCACCCCATGGGCCGCTGGAGGAGTTCCTCGTCGACTTCGCCTACCAGCCGATCCTCGAGGCGGACGGGACGGTCGCCGGGATCTTCGTCTCCGGGCACGACATCACCGAGCAGAAGCGCGCCCACGACGAGCTCGCCCGGTACCGGCACCGCCTCGAACAGATCGTGGCCGAGCGGACCCGGGCCCTCGAGGCGAGCGAGGCCGAACGCCGGCAGACGGAGACGGCGCTCCGCCACGCGCAGAAGATGGAGGCGGTCGGAAACCTGACCGGCGGCGTGGCGCACGACTTCAACAACCTGCTCCAGGTGATCGGCGGCAACCTCCAACTCCTCGCCAGGGAGCTCGAGGGCCAGAGCCGTGCCCTGCGTCGGATCGAGACCGCGGCGCGGGCCGTGGACCGCGGCGCCAGCCTCGCCTCGCAGCTTCTCGCCTTCGCGAGGCGCCAGCCCCTCGACCCGGTGGTGCTCCATCTCGGCCATCTCGTCGCCTGCATGGACGATCTGCTCCGCCGGGTGCTCGGTGAGGACATCGACCTCCACAGCTCCGTCGCCGAGGGGCTCTGGAACACCCTCGCCGACTCGAACCAGATCGAGAACGTGGTCCTCAACCTCGCGATCAACGCCCGGGACGCGATGGAGGGCCGGGGCCTGCTCCGAATCTCCGCCTCCAACGCCACCATCGGCGCGGAGGCGGCAGCGCTCGCCCCGGACATCGCCCCCGGAGAATACGTCTGCCTCACCATCGCCGACACCGGCTGCGGGATGACGCCGGAGGTGCTCGAGCGAGCCTGCGAGCCCTTCTTCACCACCAAGCCGGAGGGCAGGGGCACGGGGCTGGGGCTGAGCACCGTCTACGGATTCGTGAAACAGACCGGCGGGCACATGCGCATCTGGAGCCAGGTGGGCGTCGGCACCTCGATCACCATCTACCTGCCGCGCACCGAGGGCGCGCTTCCGGTGGCCAGCCAGGCCGACACCAGCGCGGTGGAGGGCGGCAGCGAGACGATCCTCGTGGTCGAGGACGACCCGGACGTACGGGCGACGGCGGTGGAGATGCTCGGCGCCCTGGGCTACCGCGTCCTCGAGGCGCCCAACGGCGAGGCGGGTCTCGCCCTCTTCGAGCAGGGCGCGCCGATCGATCTGCTCTTCTCCGACGTGGTGATGCCGGGACCGGTCCGGAGCACCGAGATGGCCGACCGAGCGCGCGCGCTTCGGCCCGGGCTGCGGGTCCTCTTCGCTTCGGGCTACGCGGAGAACGCGGTGGTGCACGGCGGGCGGATCGACGAGGGTGTCCACCTCCTCAACAAGCCCTACCGGCGCGAAGAGCTCGCCCGCAAGGTGCGCCAGCTCCTCGGCACGTCGATGCGGGCCTGATCCATCGTTGCGCCGGGCAGCGGCGCTCCGATAGCGTCCCGGTCGCAACCACAGAGAGGACCGACATGCGCTCGGGAAATCCGATTCTCAAGGAAGGCACCTTCGCCCCGGTCGGCAGCGGCGCCGCCATGACCGTACAGGGTACGGTGAGCCGCACCCTCGTTCTGCTGCTCCTCGCCGTCGCCGGCGCCGCCACGGTCTGGGGGCCGGTCATCGCCGATCCGACCAGCCCGGTGGTGGGCACCGGCATCCTCGTCGGCGCCCTCGGCGGCCTGGTCGTCGCCATGGTCACGATCTTCAAGCGCCAGTGGGCGCCCTTCACCGCACCGATCTACGCGCTGCTCGAGGGCGTCTTCCTCGGCGCCCTCTCGGCGACCTTCGAGGCCCGCTACCCGGGGATCGCCATCCAGGCGGTCGGACTCACCTTCGGCACCTGCTTCGCGCTCCTCGCCCTCTACAAGGCAGGCGTCCTCCGCGCGACCGCTCGTTTCCGCCGCACCGTCTTCGCCGCCACCGGCGCCATCGCGGTGGTCTACCTGGCGAGCATCGTGATGGGCTTCTTCGGGATGGAGATGCCCTTGCTGCACGACAGCGGACCGATCGGGATCGGCGTGAGCCTGGTGATCGTCGCCGTCGCCGCCCTCAACCTCGTCCTCGACTTCGACCTGATCGAGAGCGGCGCGGCGCAGGGCGCGCCGAAGTACATGGAGTGGTACGGCGCGTTCGCCTTGATGGTCACGCTGGTGTGGCTCTACCTGGAGATCCTCCGGCTCCTCTCCAAGCTCCAGCGCCGCTGAGAGGCCCGGTCAGGGGATCGGAAGCTCGAGGCGCGCCGTCTCGACCTCCAGCCAATCGCCGCGCGCGATGCAGGCGCCGCCCAGCGGCGGGAGCTCCACGAGGAAGCTGCCCACCCGGACCCGGAGCGGTTCGAGCTCGACCACCTCGCCGATGGCGAGGTGGCCAAAGCCCGCGCCGCGCTGGACGAGCCGGGGCTCGCGGGCGGCGGTGCGCCACACCCAGCGGAGCGCCGGTGCGTGGAGCGGGCCGATGAGCGTGCTACCGAGCCGGACCTCGCAAGGGAAGACGAGCACACAGGCCCGGAGGATCCCGTCGGAATAGACGGCGGTTCCGCCGGGCTCGTCCGGGAGCGCGATCACCCTGCAGGCCGGTGCCATCCATAGACGGTGGGGCGCGGCGCCCCACGATGGAAGTCCGCGGACCGAGCCTACTGGGGGCTGGGCACGAGCAACACGGCCCGCGACGTACCGTCCTCCTCCACCCCGTTCGCCACGATCGTGCCGTCGGCAGCCACGTCGCGCGCCTCGCGCAGGTGGAGCGTGCCGACGGGTGCCACGTCGTCGAGCAGGACGAGCACACCCGCCTGCGGATCGTAGACGAAGGCGCCGGGCTCCCCTGCCCCGTCGAAGGCCCTGCCCACCACCACGCCGGCATCGTTCACCGCCAGCGGCTCGACCCGCCCCACGGTGGCGGGATCGCCGAAGCGGTCGGGGAGCCAGTCGACGACCCCCCGTTCGCGATCGAAGACGAAGCCGTGGCCATGGATGCCTGCGACGAAGCGGCCGCTGTCGCTCACCGCCAGCGGCGTGGCGCCGGGACCGAGTCCGAGCCCGGTCGTCGTGCCCTCATCGACCACCACCGCATCTTCGGCGGTGGAGCCGACGAGCGCGCCGTCGTTCGAGATTGCGAAGGCCCTGCCCTCGAAGAGCAGCGACCAGTTGCCGTCCGCACCCCGCAGGCAGGCGTGGTACCCGCTCGCGACGAAACATTCGGCGGCGATGCGACCCGCATCGTCGATGTCGTAGCCGAAGCTGTGCCCGTCGCCGCCAGCGACGCCGGCGGGTTCGAGGTCTTCGGCGCCGAGCGGCCCGCCGGCGAAGGCACGGAAGAAGCGCAGGTCGGTGAACTCGTCGAGAACGATGCCGTGGCCGACGAGCCTGCCGCCCGGCGACGTCCGGACCGGAAGCGGCGTGTAGAGCGGACCAAATTCCCCGCCGACGAGGACGAGGCCGGAGGCCGCACTCCACCAGGCCGGGCGGAGCAGCGGCGCGGCGATCGACTCGTCAAGGGCGGAGAGGAGCAGGGCCACGTGGTGATCGGCGGTGAGGCCGATCGCCTTCGTCCCGGTGCCCTCGGCGCCGTCCGGCAGCACCTGCGCCGTGTAGCTCGCTGCGATCTCTCCTGCAGCCTCGACCGGCGGTGCCTCGACTGCAGCTGGCCAGTCGATGGGTACGAGGAGCACCGCCGTCGATTCGGCCCCCTCGCCGCGGGAGCCGGTGGCGGCGATGTGGCCGTTGTTGCTGATCGCCGACGCCGACTCCAGGAACCAGCTCTCGCCCGCGGGCAGCTCGATCAGCTGCTCGAGGGGCAGGCTCTCGCCCCGGCGCGGGTCGAAGAGCCAGGGCTTCGCCACGCCGTGGGCATTCTCCGCCTCGCCGACGGCGAAGCCGCCGTCGTTCACGTCGCGGGGCTGCACGAAAAGATCGCGGAAGGGATGGCCGTCGATGTCCTCGATCGCCAGCGGCGCGCCGCCGGTGAGCCGGTCGACGAGGAGGCCGACACCGCTCTGGGTGAGGCGCGGCACGTGGTGCGTCGCCACCACGAACCTCCCGTTCGAGCTCACGCCGGCTGCATGGTTCGGGAAGGCGGAGGCAGCGAGGAGGGGCGTGAAGGTGTCGCCGTCGAAAAAATAGCCGTGGTTCTCGACGGCGCCGCTGCTTCCGACCAGGCTGCCGTCCGCGGTGATCGAGGTGGCGCCGCCGCTGCCGAGGTGCTCCCAGCCGATGCCGGGGGTGTGCCGGCAGATCGAGAGCGCGAAGTGCTCCTCGCACTCACCGGCGACCTGCCCCGCGTCGTTGATCGCGGCGACCCGGCTCGAGCCCGCGGCGCTGGCCCCGATCCGCTCGAGCCTCGTGCCGTCGTGGGTGAAGGCCTGGTCGACGGCAGCCCAGGAGCCGTAGCCCGCGATCGTCCCGGCGCCGTTGATTGCCTTGCCGTAGGTCGTCGTCGCGGGATCGCCGAGGTTCTCGATTCCCGCCCCCTCGGAGAAGCGGAAGGCGAAGACGCGCAGGTTGCCGGCGGTGGGCCGCTGGTAGAAGGTGCCGACCAGCTGCCCCGCGTCGTTGACGTCGCTGGCCTCGCTCCACTGCTCGCCGCCGCCGTCGACGGTGCCTACCGGCACCAGGCGGAAGCGGGGCGGCTCGTAGCCGAGAGGCGGGCGCTCCTCGGAGGTGCCGCAGGAGAAGGGTGTCCCCTCACACGGCACGCAGGCGCCGCTCGGATCCCTGCCGTAGCCAGGCGCGCACGCATCGCAGCGCTCGCCCCGATAACCTTCGGCGCAGGTGCAGATGATGGCGCCCGTCTCGTCGGAGCAGGTGCCGTGCGGGCCGCAGGTTTCCGGGGCGCAGCGCTCGTCCGCGACGCAGCTGCCGGCCTGCTCGTGGTAGCCGTCGGCGCAGGCGTCACAGCGATCGCCCCGGTATCCTTCGGCGCAGGTGCAGATGATGGCGCCGGTCTCGAGGGAGCAGGAGCCGTGCGGGCCGCAGGTGTCCGGGGTGCAGCGCTCGTCCGCGACGCAGCTGCCGGCCTGCTCGTGGTAGCCGTCGGCGCAGGCATCGCAGCCTGTTCCCGCCCAGCCGGCTTCGCAGACGCAGGTGCCGTCCGTCTCGTCGCAGCTGCCGTGGTCGCCGCAGGCGACCGACGCGCAGCGGGCTTCGACGCGCTCGGGTGGTTCGTCGTCTCCGCAAGCGCACAGCGCCCAGGCGATGGCGAGAAGCGAGTTCGTGAGCAGCGATCGTACCATCGGGCATCCCCCCCAGAATGCAACGAGGCGCGCCCGCCCCACCCGCCGCCGATGGCCAGGCAGGGCCGGCGTGGCCTCAAGTTCGCCGAGGGCGCCTCCGTCCAGCGGAGGCCCCCCCGAGCTGCATACGAATGCTGCCGATCAGTTGTTCGGCACGTAGATGCACTGGTAGCTGCCCGGCGTGTTCACGCACTCGCGGGTGACCGGGCAGGGATTACCCATGCACTCGTCGATGTCGTCGCACGAGAAGCCGCTGCCCTCCCAGCCGCTTTCGCAGAAGCAGTCGTAGCCGCCCACGGTATTGGAGCACCGGGCGTGCACGTCGCAGGCGTCGGTGCCGGCGGTGCACTCGTCGACGTCGACGCAGGCGGTGCCGTTCCAGCCGAACCCGTCGGCGCAGACGCATTCGTAGCTGCCGGGGGTGTTCGAACAGACCTCGTTCGTCCCGCAGGTGAAGGTCCCGGCGGTGCACTCGTCGACGTCGACGCAGCCCTGGCCGTCGACCCACGTGTAGCCGTCGACGCAAGTGCACTCGTAGGCGCCCTCGGTGTCGACGCAGACCGAGTTCTCGCCGCAATCGTCGAGGCCGAGGTCGCACTCGTCCAGGTTGGTGCAGGTTTCGCCGTCGCCGGTCCAGCCGCCGATGCAGACGCACTGCGGGCCCGCTTCTGTCTCCTCGCAGCTGGCGTTGGTGTCGCACGTCAGATCGTCGCAGGTGGGCTCGACGGCCCCGCCGGAGCCGCCGGCTCCGCCTGCGCCAGCGGTGCCACCGCTACCGCCGGCGCCCCCCATGCCCCCGCTCCCGCCGGCGCCACCGGTGCCGCCCGTTCCACCCGTGCCGCCAGTCCCGCCCGTTCCACCCGTGCCGCCGGTTCCGCCCGTGCCGCCGACACCTCCCGTACCACCGCCGCCATCGTCCCCGTCGCCTTCGCTGCCACCACAGGCAGCCAGCAGCGCCACGCACACCAACGGAACCAGAAGCTTCTTGCGCATTGCTCTCGTCCTCCCCGGCGCGGCCCTGGCCGCTGCCACCGTGATCGCCATCGTGTAGCGGACGCCAACACCGGGAGGTAGTGCGGGAATTTGCACACCAGCGAACCCCAGCCGGTGAGGGCTCGCACCCTGCGTCCCGATACAGGATCCCCTGCCGAGGTAATGCAGAAAGGCGCACTCCCCCCACTCCGGTAGGGCTGCAAGCCTCGCTGCTGCACCAACATGCCAGGGGGAAAAGACATGAGCCGGAAGGCCATCGTGGTTGCCGTGATCGTTGCAGCAGGGTGTGGCAGTGAGGATTCGAAACCCGGCGGACCGGGGGGGCCGGACGGCGCCCCGACCGTCGACGCTGCGCAGCTCCGAGTCGAGCAGCGGGCGCCCGGCACGACCGATCGCGTCGTCGGCCTCGCCGGCGCAGCGTCGGGCGCCAGCCGGGTGCGAATCTTCGGCGAAGGCGGCAACGTCGAGTTGGCCAGCGGCAGCGTCTCCGCCGACGGTGCCTTCGACGCCATCGACGTCGGCGACAACGAGCACGAGCGTCTGTGGGTGGTGGCGGCGAACGAGGCTGGAAGCTCGCAGCCGGTCGAACTCACCAACGACATCGTGGCCCCCGACGTCGGCCTCTCCGGTGGTCCTGCCGATCCGGCGGCCACCCGCTCCGCCACCTTCGTCCTCGACTGTTCCGAGTCAGCCTGCACCTACGCTTGCGAGCTCGACGGCACGACAATCGAAGAGTGCCGTTCGCCGGTGGAGCTCACCGATCTCGACGACGGTGCCCACCGCTTCGAGGTGCGCGCGATCGATGCAGCGGGGAACGCCGGAGACGTGAAATTCCACGAGTGGAACGTCGTGCTCTCCAGCCCGGTGGTGACGCTGGTCGAGCGGCCGGGACCAATCACCCAGGCCACCGAGGCACGGTTCGGCTTCACCTGCTCGATGGAGGGCTGCACCTTCGAATGCGCCCTCGACGACGGGGCGCTCTCCCCCTGCACCTCTCCCACCGTCCATACCGTGGACGAGGGCGACCACACCTTCGCGGTCCGGGGCATCGTCGGGCGCACCGCCGGCGAGACCACGGTGCACGAATGGCGGGTCGATCGGAGTGCGCCGCTCCTGCAGATCGAGCAGATGCCCGACACGCTCACCATCTCGAGCGACGCCGTCTTCCACTTCGGCTGCGAAGGCGACGAGGTCTGCACCTATAGCTGCACGCTCGACGACGGGGCAGAACTCGCCTGCATCTCGCCGCGCTCCTACTTCGGCCTCGCGGAAGGCCCGCACACCTTCACCGTGGCTGCCGTCGACGAGGCCGGGAACGAGGCGGTCGCCACCTGGTCGTGGACGATCGACCGCACCGGTCCCTCGGGCCTCTTCGTGCGGACGCCCCCGAACCAGACCACCGCCGACGCCGCGGACTTCACCTTCTCCTGCGACGATCTGCCCTGCACCTACGCCTGCGCCCTCGACAGCACCGTGCTCCAGCCCTGCGAGGAGACCTTCTCCACGAGCGGGTTGGCGGAGGGCGTCCACCACATGCGTCTCCAGGCAACCGACGCCATCGGCAACACCGGCTCCGTCGCCCTCTTCACCTGGGAGCGGGACCTGACCGGGCCAGGGGCCGAGTTCATCAGCATGCCGCGACCGATCGAAGCCAGCACGTCGGCCAGCTTCGACTTCCGCTGCGACGATCCGCCCTGCAGCTACACCTGCTCGCTCGACGGCGCCACGGCGGCGGGCTGCTTGCCGCCCGTGCAGCTCTCGTCGCTCGCGGAGGGTGACCACCGCCTGGAGGTCGTCCCCTCCGACGCTGCGGGGAACACCGGCGACCCGATCGCCTTCTCCTGGTCGATCGACACGACGCCCCCGGTGATCACCCTGGTCGGCGCCCCCAGCGGCACCACCAACGTCACCGACGTCGACATCCAGATTCTCTGCAGCGAGCCGGACTGCACCTACACCTGCTCGATCAGCGGCGGCCGTCCGCAGTCGTGCACGTCGCCCTGGCAGCAATTCGGCCTCCGTGACGCCAGCTACACGCTCGACGTGGTCGGCACCGACCCGGCTGGCAATACGGGAACGGCCTCGGCGAGCTGGGTGGTCGATACGTCGGCGCAGTGAGTCGGCGGCAGCCGAGCAGGAGCCTGCTTGCCTGTTTGAGTATTTCGATCTAGCGTTCACCCGCTCGCGTTAGATGACTGGACGCGAAGGAGGCGCAGATGAAGATCGGCAAGCTCACGCTCCTGCTCGGCTCCGCCCTGCTGGCAGCCTGCGGAACGGGTGAAGAGGACCCCTCGTCGCTCGGATCCCTCGAAGGCGCTGCCACCGACGGCGGCCGTGGCAACGGGGAACATCGGCAGGACGGCGAAGGGCACACGCCCCCGGGCGGCGGCGCCATCGGCGAGGACTGCATCAAGTTCGAGGACGAGGAGATCGGTGCTGCGGGCCTGGGCTACGACTTCGGCGGTTCGCAGATCACCATCGATTCGTGGCTCGAGAAGGACGACTCGCCAGGGGAGCAGATCGGCTTCGCCTACACGGTCGTCGGCGACGACCTCGACATCCGCGTGAAGACGGGCGGCGAGGTGTGGGAAT
This region of Vulgatibacter sp. genomic DNA includes:
- the wrbA gene encoding NAD(P)H:quinone oxidoreductase, translated to MADVKLAVIYYSTYGHNHLMASTACESARDAGAEVRLRKVHETAPEGVVAGQDKWKAHAEATAHVDEAILDDLEWADAYLFSAPTRYGVAASQMRAFMDQTGPLWGAGKLANKAVSAMTSAQNSHGGQEATLLSLYTTFMHWGCILVPPGYTDQTMFAAGGNPYGVSVTAMGQGIPEEAKAAIRYQARRLVEVARKLKG
- a CDS encoding pectin acetylesterase-family hydrolase; its protein translation is MVHRALVVLTLCALAATGCGTEDDDGGAGGAGGSGGSGGAGACVPLAGAPLDVPEATWTWVPIEGNRCRDGSETGIGVYRDPAATRLVIYLEGGGACFNQLSCSTNPANYDETRLGTSFGGVLDPEDAANPLAGSSFIYVPYCTGDVHAGSAESANVPRGPEGQAFVGHDNIARALERIVPTFGEVDQVVLTGISAGGFGTWLNYEQVSEAFCREDVVLLSDSGPTHPAPYLATCLQERWRGLWNLDETLPAGCTACTADGGDVTGLADYLADTYADGRFGLISSTRDETISLFFSFGADECANLDAGFPNTVAGAAAFATGLAELVEVFLVPQENATAYVIDGTQHTWIRTSLYDTTVDETALVDWVAALVDGPIPTEVMPPPAEQ
- a CDS encoding PAS domain-containing protein, which codes for MTSKRPEGAGATTPAFDFAAIFELSPNPYMLLDRQLRYVAMNQAYLDVTASRREELLGQYIFDVFPNDPDDRANPSARLLRSSFDRVLETGQRDTLALIPYRVPRKFGDRSILEDHFWSATHTPLLDERGEVAFILQHTVNVTELQQLKEAVRQAEEARAHVMPLAQKEAGVLHRARQVQDANRILGEERAHLLRLFEQSPGFICFLRGPEHVFEIANNAYLQLVGHRDVIGKRIRDALPEIVEQGYLTLLDQVFESGRPFVGRGARVTLQAAPHGPLEEFLVDFAYQPILEADGTVAGIFVSGHDITEQKRAHDELARYRHRLEQIVAERTRALEASEAERRQTETALRHAQKMEAVGNLTGGVAHDFNNLLQVIGGNLQLLARELEGQSRALRRIETAARAVDRGASLASQLLAFARRQPLDPVVLHLGHLVACMDDLLRRVLGEDIDLHSSVAEGLWNTLADSNQIENVVLNLAINARDAMEGRGLLRISASNATIGAEAAALAPDIAPGEYVCLTIADTGCGMTPEVLERACEPFFTTKPEGRGTGLGLSTVYGFVKQTGGHMRIWSQVGVGTSITIYLPRTEGALPVASQADTSAVEGGSETILVVEDDPDVRATAVEMLGALGYRVLEAPNGEAGLALFEQGAPIDLLFSDVVMPGPVRSTEMADRARALRPGLRVLFASGYAENAVVHGGRIDEGVHLLNKPYRREELARKVRQLLGTSMRA
- a CDS encoding Bax inhibitor-1/YccA family protein yields the protein MRSGNPILKEGTFAPVGSGAAMTVQGTVSRTLVLLLLAVAGAATVWGPVIADPTSPVVGTGILVGALGGLVVAMVTIFKRQWAPFTAPIYALLEGVFLGALSATFEARYPGIAIQAVGLTFGTCFALLALYKAGVLRATARFRRTVFAATGAIAVVYLASIVMGFFGMEMPLLHDSGPIGIGVSLVIVAVAALNLVLDFDLIESGAAQGAPKYMEWYGAFALMVTLVWLYLEILRLLSKLQRR
- a CDS encoding EGF domain-containing protein, giving the protein MRKKLLVPLVCVALLAACGGSEGDGDDGGGGTGGVGGTGGTGGTGGTGGTGGTGGTGGTGGAGGSGGMGGAGGSGGTAGAGGAGGSGGAVEPTCDDLTCDTNASCEETEAGPQCVCIGGWTGDGETCTNLDECDLGLDDCGENSVCVDTEGAYECTCVDGYTWVDGQGCVDVDECTAGTFTCGTNEVCSNTPGSYECVCADGFGWNGTACVDVDECTAGTDACDVHARCSNTVGGYDCFCESGWEGSGFSCDDIDECMGNPCPVTRECVNTPGSYQCIYVPNN